In Pelmatolapia mariae isolate MD_Pm_ZW linkage group LG13, Pm_UMD_F_2, whole genome shotgun sequence, a genomic segment contains:
- the LOC134639888 gene encoding uncharacterized protein LOC134639888, translating to MTQLVREELYLGPSQPGSSYKYGPVSNGTVGRRPTLIEPARLKDFGVEELLNGDVKVHETKVVMAPEVVLMDPPKTRRVSEFRMIPRPPAQYLRFEDISAAAFRIQSGMQKTPCTYSRLSKQYGMEIYLKKEHLHYTGSVKERGVLYLLTSLTQEQQRMGVIVATDCNFYMAVAHHAVELKIPMFVIMPSSCSSPRLRIYRDYGAMVISYGRTGRDSQNHACHLAKENGYLYLEEVAVVVSSANMELEVVRQCMDRALVLDNRISKFSVQLGEWPGDMAKLLDVLTREDVRLLDVCHRRHSDKSELFKAKVECVVETRDKMQSAHLRKTLSERYPSICWLDR from the exons AGAGGAGTTGTATCTGGGCCCCAGTCAGCCTGGTAGCTCTTACAAATATGGTCCCGTCAGTAACGGCACCGTGGGCCGCAGACCCACCCTTATTGAACCGGCGCGTCTGAAGGactttggtgtggaagaacttctCAACGGTGATGTGAAAGTCCACGAAACCAAAGTAGTGATGGCTCCTGAGGTTGTCCTCATGGACCCCCCCAAAACCAGGCGAGTCAGCGAGTTCAGGATGATCCCGAGACCTCCTGCCCAGTACCTCCGCTTCGAGGACATCAGCGCGGCAGCCTTCAGGATCCAGTCAGGGATGCAGAAGACGCCTTGCACG TACTCCAGATTGTCCAAACAGTACGGGATGGAGATCTACCTGAAGAAGGAGCACCTGCACTACACCGGCTCTGTGAAGGAGAGAGGAGTGCTGTACCTGCTCACCTCCCTCACGCAG gagcagcagaggatGGGTGTGATCGTGGCCACTGACTGTAACTTCTACATGGCCGTGGCGCACCACGCGGTGGAACTGAAGATCCCGATGTTTGTCATCATGCCGTCAAGTTGCTCCTCGCCCCGCCTCAGGATCTACAGAGACTACGGCGCCATGGTTATCTCCTACGGCCGCACCGGCCGCGATTCCCAGAACCACGCCTGCCATCTGGCCAAAGAGAATGGATACCTGTACCTGGAAGA GGTGGCTGTGGTGGTGAGCAGTGCTAACATGGAGCTGGAAGTGGTGAGGCAGTGCATGGACCGAGCTTTGGTGTTGGACAACCGGATCAGTAAGTTCTCAGTGCAGCTGGGAGAGTGGCCAGGAGACATGGCTAAGCTGCTGGATGTTCTGACCAGAGAGGACGTCAG GTTGTTGGACGTCTGCCATCGTAGACACAGCGATAAGTCAGAGCTCTTCAAGGCAAAG gTGGAGTGTGTGGTGGAAACCAGGGATAAGATGCAGAGCGCTCATCTGCGCAAGACGCTGAGCGAGCGCTACCCCTCTATATGCTGGCTGGACCGGTGA
- the LOC135933742 gene encoding transmembrane protein 254-like, with protein MPSTSTHPTFYGDYMNKTQAKCAASFLGIGYQHNKITINETSSSTIYSLNFLSIFQGPPQYEIITIEDAGLDNGTCDQLFWINFNGRTTPCATSKTTCTVFAPDVVPFELLAPFGTFSKNLAYNHPDLLYKGWWLACAIHLSEALVALKLCSNKGIKDMSTRCLWFIQTFLFGFASLHLLIKYDPERSKQD; from the exons ATGCCAAGCACCTCAACGCATCCCACCTTTTATGGAGACTACATGAACAAAACACAAGCCAAATGTGCCGCCAGCTTTTTGGGCATTGGCTATCAGCATAATAAAATCACCATCAACGAGACAAGCTCATCTACCATCTACTCGCTTAACTTCCTTAGTATCTTTCAGGGACCACCCCAATACGAGATAATCACCATTGAAGACGCTGGACTTGACAATGGAACGTGTGACCAACTTTTCTGGATCAACTTCAAC GGAAGAACCACTCCATGTGCTACCAGCAAAACAACG TGCACAGTGTTTGCACCAGATGTAGTCCCATTTGAGCTCCTTGCTCCATTTGGCACCTTCTCCAAAAACCTTGCGTATAACCATCCTGATCTACTGTACAAAGG ATGGTGGTTGGCCTGTGCTATTCATCTTTCTGAGGCCCTGGTTGCACTGAAGTTGTGCAG TAACAAAGGCATCAAGGACATGTCCACTCGGTGCCTGTGGTTTATCCAGACCTTTCTGTTTGGCTTCGCCTCCCTCCACCTGCTAATTAAGTACGACCCAGAGCGTTCCAAGCAGGACTGA